A DNA window from Pseudomonas resinovorans NBRC 106553 contains the following coding sequences:
- a CDS encoding CreA family protein, with translation MRLIKGMAALLLAASLPVAAEEIGTVSTVFKWVGPNDKIVVEAFDDPRVEGVTCYLSRAKTGGVKGGLGLAEDRAEASIACRQVGPIRFDGELKDGEEVFKERTSLVFKTMQVVRFFDRKRNTLVYLVYSDRVIEGSPQNAVTAIPILPWPTKP, from the coding sequence ATGCGATTGATCAAGGGAATGGCGGCGCTCCTGCTGGCAGCGTCGCTGCCGGTGGCGGCCGAGGAGATCGGTACCGTCTCCACCGTATTCAAGTGGGTGGGGCCGAACGACAAGATCGTGGTCGAGGCCTTCGATGATCCCCGCGTGGAAGGGGTGACTTGCTACCTGTCCCGAGCCAAGACCGGTGGCGTGAAGGGTGGCCTTGGGCTGGCCGAGGATCGTGCCGAGGCGTCCATCGCCTGCCGTCAGGTGGGCCCTATCCGCTTCGATGGCGAGCTCAAGGATGGCGAGGAGGTTTTCAAGGAGCGCACGTCGCTGGTGTTCAAGACCATGCAGGTGGTGCGTTTCTTCGACCGCAAGCGCAACACCCTGGTGTACCTGGTCTATAGCGATCGCGTGATCGAGGGCAGTCCGCAGAACGCGGTGACCGCCATCCCTATCCTGCCCTGGCCGACCAAGCCCTGA
- the rpmA gene encoding 50S ribosomal protein L27: MAHKKAGGSTRNGRDSESKRLGVKLYGGQVVKAGNIIVRQRGTKFHAGVGVGLGKDHTLFAKVNGVIKFEVKGAFGRKYVSIVAA; the protein is encoded by the coding sequence ATGGCACACAAAAAAGCTGGCGGTTCTACCCGCAACGGCCGCGACTCAGAAAGTAAACGCCTTGGCGTGAAGCTGTACGGCGGCCAGGTTGTCAAAGCTGGCAACATCATCGTGCGTCAGCGCGGCACCAAGTTCCACGCCGGCGTCGGTGTAGGCCTGGGCAAGGATCACACTCTGTTCGCGAAAGTGAATGGCGTGATCAAGTTCGAGGTCAAAGGTGCTTTCGGTCGCAAGTACGTAAGCATCGTCGCTGCCTAA
- the murJ gene encoding murein biosynthesis integral membrane protein MurJ produces the protein MNLLKSLAAVSSITMLSRVLGFVRDTIVARYFGAGMATDAFFVAFKLPNLLRRIFAEGAFSQAFVPILAEYKTQQGEEATRTFIAYIAGLLTLVLAVVTLLGILAAPWVVRVTAPGFIDDPEKFALTTDLLRVTFPYILLISLSSLAGAILNTWNRYSVPAFVPTLLNVSMILFALFLVPYFDPPIMALGWAVLAGGLAQLLYQLPALKRIGMLVLPRLNLRDTGVWRVLKLMGPAIFGVSVGQISLIINTIFASFLAAGSVSWMYYADRLMELPSGVLGVALGTILLPSLAKTYASDDRHAYSALMDWGLRLCFLLVLPCMLALALLAEPLTVALFQYGKFTAHDALMTQRALIAYAVGLLGIILVKVLAPGFYARQNIRTPVKIAVFTLVVTQLMNLAFVFHLKHAGLALAISLAACLNAGLLFWQLRKQQLFQPQPGWGKFLAKLLLAVLVMCGVLLAVMQWLPAWEQGGMTERLLRLGLLVGAGVIAYFGMLAVLGFRLRDFARRAV, from the coding sequence ATGAATCTGCTCAAGTCGCTGGCGGCCGTCAGCTCCATCACCATGCTTTCCCGCGTGCTGGGCTTCGTGCGCGACACCATCGTTGCGCGCTACTTTGGCGCCGGCATGGCCACCGACGCCTTCTTCGTCGCCTTCAAGCTACCCAACCTGCTGCGGCGCATCTTCGCCGAGGGCGCCTTTTCCCAGGCGTTCGTGCCGATCCTGGCCGAGTACAAGACTCAGCAGGGGGAGGAGGCGACCCGCACCTTCATCGCCTATATCGCCGGCCTGCTGACCCTGGTACTGGCGGTGGTGACCCTGCTGGGCATCCTCGCCGCGCCCTGGGTGGTGCGGGTGACGGCCCCCGGCTTCATCGACGACCCCGAGAAGTTCGCCCTGACCACCGACCTGCTGCGGGTGACCTTCCCTTACATCCTGCTGATCTCGCTGTCTTCCCTGGCCGGGGCGATCCTCAATACCTGGAACCGCTATTCGGTGCCGGCCTTCGTGCCCACGCTGCTCAATGTCAGCATGATCCTCTTCGCGCTGTTCCTGGTTCCGTACTTCGACCCACCCATCATGGCCCTCGGCTGGGCGGTGCTGGCCGGCGGTCTGGCCCAGCTGCTCTACCAGCTGCCCGCGCTGAAACGTATCGGCATGCTCGTGCTGCCGCGCCTGAACCTGCGCGACACCGGTGTCTGGCGCGTACTCAAACTGATGGGCCCGGCGATCTTCGGCGTGTCGGTGGGGCAGATCTCGCTGATCATCAACACCATCTTCGCTTCCTTCCTGGCGGCTGGCTCCGTGTCCTGGATGTACTACGCCGACCGCCTGATGGAACTGCCGTCCGGCGTGCTGGGCGTGGCCCTGGGCACCATCCTCCTGCCGTCCCTGGCCAAGACCTACGCCAGCGACGATCGCCACGCCTATTCCGCGCTCATGGACTGGGGCCTGCGCCTCTGCTTCCTGCTGGTGCTGCCCTGCATGCTGGCCCTGGCCCTACTGGCCGAGCCGCTGACGGTGGCGCTGTTCCAGTACGGCAAGTTCACCGCCCATGACGCCCTGATGACCCAGCGAGCCCTGATCGCCTATGCCGTGGGCCTGCTCGGGATCATCCTGGTGAAGGTGCTGGCGCCGGGGTTCTACGCCCGGCAGAACATCCGCACACCGGTGAAGATCGCTGTGTTCACCCTGGTGGTGACCCAACTGATGAACCTGGCGTTCGTCTTCCACCTGAAGCACGCCGGGCTGGCCCTGGCCATCAGCCTGGCCGCCTGCCTGAACGCTGGGCTGCTCTTCTGGCAACTGCGCAAACAGCAGCTGTTCCAGCCGCAGCCGGGCTGGGGGAAATTCCTCGCCAAGCTGTTGCTAGCGGTGCTGGTGATGTGCGGCGTGCTGCTGGCCGTGATGCAATGGTTGCCGGCCTGGGAGCAGGGCGGCATGACCGAGCGTCTGTTGCGCCTGGGACTGCTGGTGGGGGCTGGCGTGATCGCCTATTTCGGCATGCTGGCGGTGCTCGGCTTCCGTCTCCGTGACTTCGCCCGACGGGCGGTGTGA
- the proB gene encoding glutamate 5-kinase, with translation MRDKVTGAQRWVVKIGSALLTADGRGLDRSAMAVWVEQMVALRDAGVELVLVSSGAVAAGMSRLGWQSRPSAVHELQAAAAVGQMGLVQAWESSFAELGRHTAQILLTHDDLSDRKRYLNARSTLRTLVELGAIPVINENDTVVTDEIRFGDNDTLAALVANLVEADLLVILTDRDGMFDADPRHNPDAQLIFEARADDPALDAVAGGTGGALGRGGMQTKLRAARLAARSGAHTVIVGGRIERVLDRLKAGERLGTLLAPERGMLAARKQWLAGHLQTRGALVLDAGAVKALREDRKSLLPVGVKAVQGSFRRGEMVVCVGQDGAEIARGLANYSALEAQKIIGQSSDLIEKLLGYVDEPELVHRDNLVLV, from the coding sequence ATGCGGGACAAGGTGACTGGCGCGCAGCGCTGGGTGGTGAAGATCGGTAGTGCCTTGCTGACGGCCGATGGTCGCGGCTTGGATCGCTCGGCCATGGCGGTGTGGGTCGAGCAGATGGTCGCCCTGCGCGATGCGGGCGTCGAGCTGGTGCTGGTGTCCTCCGGTGCCGTCGCGGCTGGCATGAGTCGCCTGGGTTGGCAAAGCCGCCCAAGCGCCGTGCATGAGTTGCAGGCCGCCGCCGCGGTGGGGCAGATGGGCTTGGTGCAGGCCTGGGAATCCAGCTTTGCCGAGCTCGGCCGCCATACCGCACAGATCCTCCTGACCCACGATGACCTTTCCGATCGCAAGCGCTACCTGAACGCCCGCAGCACCCTGCGGACGCTGGTGGAGCTGGGTGCGATCCCGGTGATCAACGAAAACGACACTGTGGTCACCGACGAGATCCGTTTCGGCGACAACGACACCCTGGCCGCCCTGGTGGCGAACCTGGTGGAAGCCGATCTGCTGGTGATCCTGACCGATCGCGATGGCATGTTCGATGCCGATCCGCGCCACAACCCTGATGCCCAGCTGATTTTCGAAGCCCGTGCGGATGATCCCGCGCTGGATGCCGTGGCCGGTGGCACCGGTGGTGCCCTGGGGCGCGGCGGCATGCAGACGAAGCTGCGTGCGGCGCGTCTGGCGGCCCGTTCCGGCGCTCATACGGTGATAGTTGGCGGGCGCATCGAACGTGTGCTGGATCGCCTCAAGGCGGGCGAGCGCCTGGGTACCTTGCTGGCGCCCGAGCGCGGCATGCTGGCGGCGCGCAAGCAGTGGCTGGCTGGCCATCTGCAGACCCGCGGCGCTCTGGTGCTGGACGCGGGGGCGGTGAAAGCGCTGCGCGAGGATCGCAAGAGCCTGTTGCCGGTGGGCGTGAAGGCTGTTCAGGGCAGCTTCCGTCGCGGCGAAATGGTGGTGTGCGTTGGGCAGGATGGCGCGGAAATCGCCCGTGGCCTGGCCAACTACAGTGCCTTGGAGGCACAGAAGATCATCGGTCAGTCTTCCGACCTCATCGAGAAGCTGCTGGGCTATGTCGACGAGCCGGAGTTGGTGCATCGGGACAACCTGGTCCTGGTCTGA
- the ribF gene encoding bifunctional riboflavin kinase/FAD synthetase, with the protein MQLVRGLHNLRPQHRGCVATIGNFDGVHRGHQAILKRLRERAAELGLPSCVVIFEPQPREFFGPDTAPVRLTRLRDKLELLAREGVDRVLCLAFNRRLRELSAAEFVHAVLVEGLGAKHLEIGDDFRFGCDRAGDFDFLLQAGEAEGFSVEAAATVELDGLRVSSTRVRQSLADGDFALAERLLGRPFTITGRVLHGQKLGRQLGTPTANVQLKRRRVPLNGVYLVSVELEGRQLPGVANIGVRPSVKGDGRAHLEVHLLDYSADLYDRRISVTFHHKLRDEQRFASLEALKSAIDADVAAARAYWQGTQSN; encoded by the coding sequence ATGCAGCTGGTTCGAGGCCTACACAACCTGCGGCCCCAACATCGGGGCTGTGTCGCCACCATCGGCAATTTCGACGGCGTGCACCGCGGCCACCAGGCCATTCTCAAGCGGTTGCGCGAGCGTGCGGCTGAGCTGGGTTTACCCTCGTGCGTGGTGATTTTCGAGCCGCAGCCCCGCGAATTCTTCGGTCCGGACACCGCGCCGGTCCGTCTCACGCGACTGCGCGACAAGCTCGAACTGTTGGCCCGGGAGGGCGTCGATCGGGTGCTCTGCCTGGCCTTCAATCGCCGTCTGCGCGAGCTCAGCGCCGCTGAGTTCGTACATGCCGTGCTGGTGGAAGGGCTTGGCGCGAAGCATCTGGAGATCGGCGACGATTTTCGTTTCGGCTGCGATCGGGCCGGTGATTTCGACTTTCTCCTGCAGGCTGGCGAAGCCGAAGGATTCAGCGTCGAAGCCGCGGCCACCGTGGAGCTGGATGGTCTGCGCGTCAGCAGCACGCGGGTCCGCCAGTCCCTGGCCGACGGCGATTTCGCCCTGGCCGAACGCTTGCTGGGGCGCCCCTTCACCATTACCGGACGGGTGTTGCACGGGCAGAAGCTCGGCCGCCAGTTGGGCACCCCGACCGCCAACGTGCAGCTCAAGCGCCGGCGGGTCCCGCTCAACGGCGTCTACCTGGTCAGCGTCGAACTGGAAGGCCGGCAATTGCCCGGCGTTGCCAACATCGGTGTGCGCCCCAGCGTCAAGGGCGACGGGCGCGCCCACCTGGAGGTTCACTTGCTGGACTACTCCGCCGACCTTTACGACCGGCGGATAAGCGTGACCTTCCACCACAAGCTGCGCGATGAGCAGCGTTTTGCCTCCCTGGAGGCGTTGAAGTCGGCGATCGATGCGGATGTCGCTGCCGCCCGTGCCTATTGGCAGGGTACTCAATCAAATTGA
- the rpsT gene encoding 30S ribosomal protein S20 — protein sequence MANTPSAKKRAKQAEKRRSHNASLRSMVRTYIKNVVKALDAKDLPKAQAAFTAAVPVIDRMADKGIIHKNKAARHKSRLNAHIKALGQAAA from the coding sequence GTGGCCAATACACCTTCTGCCAAAAAACGCGCCAAACAGGCTGAGAAGCGTCGTAGCCATAACGCCAGCCTGCGCTCCATGGTACGTACCTACATCAAGAACGTGGTCAAGGCTCTCGACGCCAAGGACCTGCCCAAGGCTCAAGCCGCTTTCACCGCCGCTGTACCGGTGATCGACCGCATGGCCGACAAAGGCATCATCCACAAGAACAAAGCCGCTCGTCACAAGAGCCGCCTGAACGCCCACATCAAGGCGCTCGGTCAAGCTGCTGCCTAA
- a CDS encoding polyprenyl synthetase family protein, with translation MQPQAFYRVVADDFTAVDDIIRRQLTSRVPLVEKIGDYIVSAGGKRLRPLLVLLGGNALGFGGDQLRLLAATIEFLHTSTLLHDDVVDASGLRRGRSTANALWGNAPSVLVGDFLYARSFEMMVELGSMPVMRIISQATRVIAEGEVLQLSKIRDASTTEETYMEVIRGKTAMLFEASTHSAAVLAGASAEQCEALRQFGDALGIAFQLVDDLLDYRGDAATLGKNVGDDLAEGKPTLPLIATMRDGTPEQASLVRKAIQQGGSQDLEGIRAAVEAAGALDYTANLARDYAARAIACLDSLPPSVYRDALIELTEFAVARTH, from the coding sequence ATGCAACCCCAGGCTTTCTACCGCGTGGTGGCGGACGATTTTACCGCAGTCGACGACATCATCCGTCGGCAACTCACCTCCCGCGTTCCCCTGGTGGAGAAAATCGGCGACTACATAGTGTCCGCCGGCGGCAAGCGCCTGCGCCCGCTGCTGGTACTGCTCGGCGGCAACGCCCTGGGTTTCGGCGGTGACCAGCTGCGCCTCCTGGCCGCCACTATCGAGTTCCTGCACACCTCCACCCTGCTCCACGATGACGTGGTGGACGCCTCCGGCCTGCGCCGCGGCCGTTCCACCGCCAACGCACTGTGGGGCAACGCGCCCAGCGTGCTGGTGGGCGACTTCCTCTATGCCCGCTCCTTCGAAATGATGGTGGAACTCGGCTCCATGCCGGTGATGCGCATCATCTCCCAGGCCACCCGGGTCATCGCCGAAGGCGAAGTGCTGCAGCTGTCGAAGATCCGCGACGCCAGCACCACCGAAGAAACCTACATGGAAGTCATCCGCGGCAAGACCGCGATGCTCTTCGAAGCCTCCACCCACAGTGCCGCGGTACTGGCCGGCGCCAGCGCCGAGCAGTGCGAAGCGCTGCGCCAGTTCGGCGACGCCCTGGGTATCGCCTTCCAGTTGGTGGACGACCTGCTGGACTACCGCGGCGACGCCGCCACCCTCGGCAAGAACGTCGGCGACGACCTCGCCGAAGGCAAGCCCACGCTGCCGCTGATCGCCACCATGCGCGACGGCACCCCGGAGCAGGCCAGCCTGGTGCGCAAGGCCATCCAGCAAGGCGGCAGCCAGGACCTGGAAGGCATCCGCGCCGCCGTGGAAGCGGCCGGTGCCCTGGACTACACCGCAAACCTGGCCCGTGACTACGCCGCCCGCGCCATCGCCTGCCTGGACAGCCTGCCGCCCAGTGTCTACCGCGACGCCCTGATCGAACTCACCGAGTTCGCCGTCGCGCGAACCCACTGA
- a CDS encoding FKBP-type peptidyl-prolyl cis-trans isomerase, which translates to MSQLDLSTDETRVSYGIGRQLGDQIRDNPPPGVSLDAVLAGLSDAFNGVESRVDGAALSASFRVIRERMQAEAEAKAEAAAGAGRVYLEDNAKRDGVTVLPSGLQYEVLVAGEGAKPSAEDTVRTHYHGTLIDGTVFDSSYDRGQPAEFPVGGVIAGWVEALQLMNAGSKWRLHVPSELAYGAQGVGSIPPHSVLVFDVELLEIL; encoded by the coding sequence GTGTCCCAACTCGATCTCTCCACCGACGAAACCCGTGTCAGCTACGGTATCGGTCGCCAGCTCGGCGACCAGATCCGCGACAACCCGCCGCCCGGCGTGAGCCTGGATGCCGTGCTCGCCGGCCTGTCCGATGCCTTCAATGGCGTTGAAAGCCGCGTTGACGGCGCCGCCCTGTCCGCCAGCTTCCGCGTGATCCGCGAGCGCATGCAGGCCGAAGCCGAGGCGAAGGCCGAGGCCGCCGCTGGCGCGGGTCGCGTGTACCTGGAAGACAACGCCAAGCGTGACGGCGTGACCGTCCTGCCGTCCGGCCTGCAGTACGAAGTGCTGGTGGCGGGCGAGGGCGCCAAGCCGTCGGCTGAAGACACCGTGCGTACCCACTACCACGGCACTCTGATCGACGGCACTGTGTTCGACAGCTCCTACGATCGCGGCCAGCCGGCCGAGTTCCCGGTGGGCGGTGTGATCGCCGGCTGGGTCGAGGCCCTGCAACTGATGAACGCCGGCAGCAAGTGGCGCCTGCATGTGCCGAGCGAGCTGGCCTATGGCGCCCAGGGCGTTGGCAGCATCCCGCCGCACAGCGTGCTGGTGTTCGACGTCGAGCTCCTGGAAATCCTCTGA
- the rplU gene encoding 50S ribosomal protein L21 yields MYAVIVTGGKQYKVAEGEFLKIEKLEVATGESVTFDRVLLIGNGEDVKIGAPVVDGAKVVAEVVSQGRHDKVRIIKFRRRKHHMKRQGHRQWFTEIKITGIQA; encoded by the coding sequence ATGTACGCAGTTATCGTTACCGGCGGCAAGCAATACAAAGTCGCTGAAGGTGAATTCCTGAAGATCGAGAAGCTCGAAGTCGCCACCGGCGAATCCGTGACTTTCGATCGCGTCCTGCTGATCGGCAATGGCGAAGACGTGAAAATCGGTGCTCCGGTTGTAGATGGCGCCAAAGTAGTCGCTGAAGTGGTCTCCCAAGGCCGTCACGACAAAGTGCGCATCATCAAGTTCCGCCGTCGTAAGCACCACATGAAGCGCCAGGGCCACCGCCAGTGGTTCACTGAAATCAAAATCACCGGCATCCAGGCCTAA
- the cgtA gene encoding Obg family GTPase CgtA: MKFVDEVSIFVKAGDGGNGLMSFRREKFIEKGGPNGGDGGDGGSVFMEADPNLNTLVDYRYTRRFDAQRGENGGSKDCTGRKGEDLVLPVPVGTTIIDAGTQEIIGDLTKPGQRLMVAQGGWHGLGNTRFKSSTNRAPRQTTNGKPGESRDLKLELKVLADVGLLGLPNAGKSTFIRAVSAAKPKVADYPFTTLVPNLGVVSVGRFKSFVVADIPGLIEGAAEGAGLGIRFLKHLARTRLLLHIVDMAPLDESDPADAAAVIIEELGRFSPALTERDRWLVLNKADQLLDEDRDTRMKAVLERLGWEGPVFVISALEREGTEALSQEIMRYLDERALRMAEEPDYAEQLAELDQRIEDEARARLQAMDDQRALRRAGLKNADADDDDDFDDDEDDGDGPEIFYVP; this comes from the coding sequence ATGAAATTCGTCGATGAAGTATCGATCTTTGTAAAAGCGGGCGACGGCGGCAACGGCCTGATGAGTTTCCGTCGCGAAAAATTCATTGAGAAGGGCGGCCCCAACGGTGGTGACGGGGGCGATGGCGGCTCCGTATTCATGGAGGCCGATCCCAACCTCAATACCCTGGTGGACTACCGCTACACCCGTCGGTTCGACGCCCAGCGCGGCGAGAACGGCGGCAGCAAGGACTGCACCGGGCGCAAGGGTGAGGATCTGGTTCTGCCGGTGCCGGTAGGCACCACCATCATCGATGCCGGTACCCAGGAAATCATCGGCGACCTGACCAAGCCTGGTCAGCGGTTGATGGTGGCCCAGGGTGGCTGGCACGGCCTGGGCAACACCCGGTTCAAGTCCAGTACCAACCGCGCGCCGCGCCAGACCACCAACGGCAAGCCGGGCGAATCCCGCGATCTCAAGCTGGAACTGAAAGTGCTGGCCGACGTGGGGCTGCTGGGCTTGCCGAACGCCGGCAAGAGCACCTTCATTCGCGCGGTTTCCGCCGCCAAGCCGAAGGTTGCCGACTATCCGTTCACGACCCTGGTGCCGAACCTGGGTGTGGTCAGCGTGGGGCGCTTCAAGTCCTTCGTGGTCGCGGACATCCCCGGCCTGATCGAGGGTGCCGCCGAAGGCGCCGGCTTGGGTATTCGCTTCCTCAAGCACCTGGCGCGTACCCGCCTGTTGCTGCACATCGTCGACATGGCGCCGCTGGACGAAAGTGATCCGGCCGACGCTGCTGCGGTCATCATCGAGGAGCTCGGTCGCTTCAGTCCCGCCCTGACCGAGCGCGATCGCTGGCTGGTGCTGAACAAGGCCGACCAGTTGCTCGACGAGGATCGCGACACGCGCATGAAAGCCGTGCTCGAGCGCCTGGGTTGGGAGGGTCCGGTGTTCGTGATCTCCGCCCTGGAGCGCGAAGGCACCGAGGCGCTTTCCCAGGAAATCATGCGTTATCTCGATGAGCGGGCCCTTCGCATGGCGGAAGAGCCGGACTATGCCGAACAGCTCGCCGAGCTGGATCAGCGCATCGAGGACGAGGCCCGTGCCCGTCTGCAGGCGATGGATGACCAGCGTGCCCTGCGCCGCGCCGGTCTGAAGAACGCCGATGCTGATGATGACGACGATTTCGATGACGACGAGGATGACGGCGACGGGCCGGAAATCTTCTACGTACCCTGA
- a CDS encoding DUF6482 family protein codes for MKLHDLTSHARAGHIEELNLISLEGGIYLLEARIDGRSHSLDDGRGHAVHLRSVEHAREVLHEFPELPFHLVHSVVHDEMCGMEADSRDTLRVPMSTRTSH; via the coding sequence ATGAAATTGCACGACCTCACCAGCCATGCCCGTGCCGGGCACATCGAAGAGCTCAACCTCATTTCCCTTGAAGGCGGTATCTACCTGCTGGAGGCCCGCATAGACGGGCGTTCCCACTCACTGGACGACGGCCGCGGCCACGCCGTGCACCTGCGCTCGGTGGAGCACGCCCGGGAAGTGCTGCACGAGTTCCCGGAGCTGCCGTTCCACCTGGTGCACAGCGTGGTGCATGACGAGATGTGCGGCATGGAAGCGGACAGCCGGGATACGCTGCGCGTGCCCATGTCCACCCGGACCTCCCACTGA
- a CDS encoding TIGR00645 family protein: protein MERLLENSMYAARWLLAPIYLGLSLALLALTLKFFQEVWHILPHVFEKTEAELILVLLSLIDMSLVGGLLVMVMISGYENFVSQLDIDEGKEKLSWLGKMDSGSLKMKVAASIVAISSIHLLRVFMDAPNIDNSKIMWYVILHMTFVISAFAMGYLDKMTKHDH from the coding sequence ATGGAACGCTTGCTAGAAAATTCGATGTACGCCGCGCGCTGGCTGCTGGCCCCGATCTATCTGGGCCTGTCCCTGGCCTTGCTGGCGCTGACCCTGAAGTTCTTCCAGGAGGTGTGGCACATCCTGCCCCATGTGTTCGAGAAGACCGAGGCGGAACTGATCCTGGTGCTGCTCTCGCTGATCGACATGTCGCTGGTGGGGGGCCTGCTGGTGATGGTGATGATTTCCGGCTACGAGAACTTCGTGTCCCAGCTGGATATCGACGAAGGCAAGGAGAAGCTGAGCTGGCTGGGCAAGATGGACTCCGGCTCGCTGAAGATGAAGGTGGCCGCGTCCATCGTGGCGATTTCCTCGATTCACCTGCTGCGGGTGTTCATGGATGCGCCGAATATCGATAACAGCAAGATCATGTGGTACGTGATCCTGCACATGACCTTCGTTATCTCGGCCTTCGCCATGGGTTACCTGGACAAGATGACCAAGCACGATCACTGA